The region aaattcttactttcaatgacggcctagtgggttaactgcctgttcaggggcagaacgacagatttgtaccttgtcagctcgggggtttgaacttgcaactttccggttgctagtccagcaatctaaccactaggctaccctgaatTAACAAGAAATGTACTTCTTGTTAAAATGTGGTAGGTAACTGTTACTtcctaaacacacacaggctTGCCACTGAAAATTAACTTGGTGTCTTAAATGGGTGAACCTTATTATTTTACTGTGTTGAATAAGATAGGAGAATACTCTCTTTTATCAATGTAAAACAAAAAGGCTGGGATATAGTCTCATTGTGCTTTGACGGCTACAGCattgacaatttgttagctacatGCAACAGGATGTTTTTGTTACACATCAACACTTGCTTATGGGTAGGATCGTTGTGATATTTATGTTGTTTGATCAGTGACAGATATACGTTTCCAGTATAGTGGGTGACCTAATCTAATTTCCAAAGTAAGTGTCTTGATATTTTTTCTGACGTCTTTAAATGATTGATTATTGAGTAAACATTCTCTGACAAGCTCCAATTTAACCTTTGATGCTAGTTCACAAATCACAGTAGCgcgttatattatattatattagccGTGTTTATATCAAAGATAGATATTTGAAATGGTCATACTCTAGGTGTGTTGTTCTTTGCTCAGATCAGTACGTCATTACTTACAGCCATGGTGAACTATGAACCTTAAATGGTATATTAAAATGCTGTAAATTAATAGTAACATAACATAGGTGATCGTAGATAATCTAGCCAAAATCAATGGTCCCGATTGATAAGATggaaaatcaaatccaatcaagcTTTATTTGCATAGCACATTTTAGACATGGATGCAACACAATGTGCTTCACAGGAAGAAACTCTTGGCAGTGACCAGACATTTTCGGATATCCATGCGGATCAAAGCTTACTAGCTATAATTATTCAAGCACCACTACCAAATCTTATGAAGCTACCTGTAGCTGTCTGCAAAAATGTTATGTTTATTGGGAATCAAAATTGGGGGGCTGTCTGTGTGTTCTTGTGTGGTTTTTTGTGTATTTATTATAATGTATTATTGGCTGGTGCAATCAAATTTACCTTTTGATGGATTTATAGTACTATCTTATCTTATTTACTAATGCATTATTGGGTTTTACTGTCATCCACAGCTGTCTTTTACATTTAGTGGTCATTTCTTCAGGTTCTCCCCAGCTAGTTATCTAATAGTGGTGGGATAATCATTCTTGGTTTATGCCAGATTACCCTTTACAGGATAAAACATGCATTCTTAGAGTTATCTATTAATTAGTTCTGTCATCTTTCATTAGTGCTGTAGTAATCATGATGCATCAGGTTAGGCAATATTTTAGGAGTGTACTACATTTTAGGATAGCAGTATGTTGTTATTTGCTTAGATCACCTCGTCATTACTTATAACTTTGGAGAACTATAAACCTTAAATGGTAAAGAAAAACATTAATAACAGAAAATCAGTGATAGCAGATTGTCTAGCCAAAACCAACAGTTTCCATTCATAAGACTGAAAAGATATAGCCATTGGTGTCTTTCTTGAACCTTTTCTCTATTCAGCTTTTTCAAACCTGACTTATAGGCTTATGTTTTATCCCCATCTTGTGGAGAAAGACACAGGGGAGCAATGTCAGTATGGGATTGGTACATAGAGGTCTACAACAAAAGTTAGCATGACCTCAAACAAGAAAACACCTAGAATGTATCACTAAGCTTTGTAGCAATGATACATCTGGTAGAAAGACTATAATGGTTGAATTGACAGTGAATGTGTGCGTCCCAATAATATATACTTTCTCCTTAAGTGTTCACTACTTCCCACAAGCATTGAATCAGTTGAGGCATGGGCCACCATATTTTTTCAAATCAGTGacgggaagtgaacaagtgcactcTTTGGGAGGAAGGAGAAATAAGTAGATAATATAATTGGCACATACCACTTTTCAACAACCGCAGGAAATGACATCACATTGGAGGAGCAGAAAAAAACCACAAGGCCCAACTGACAGTGTTTCACCTCACATCATCTCTGCTCCAACTAAACACAATTATCTTCAGGTTCAATAGAGGACACATCAGAATCATCATAGACATGTCCCTAGGCTTTGTGGTCATTCTTTATTCACTTTATTTAAGTAAGTGTTTGTCCATCCATCACTTACAATATATTTTTTCTCCTTCAATGCACCCTGGCCATGGAGCGACTGGAAATGACTTGCGAAGATTGTGGACACGCAATTACTTGTAACTTTTGCTAATGTATTTTTGACTGAGTGTGTTGTTATCATGTTGTCATTGCAGTGTCCGTGGCAGGGCAGAAATTGGACCAGGAGATATCATGGACTAGGACACAGGGACAGGCTGTCTCCTTCAGCTGCAAAGATACTTACCAGTGTACAACGTTTGTCTACTGGTACCAGAAGAAGGAGGGAGAACCTTTTACCTTGATTCTTGACATCCAAAAGGATAACTGCGCTGTCGATGCAAGTTACAACCATCCTCAAAAAGATGACTTCTCAGCAACAAGTATGAATAACAACTGTGATCTAAAAATCCAGTCTGTTAAAGTCTCCCATTCTGCCACCTACTACTGTGCCTGCTGGAACCCACAGTGACAACACATCCATTCACCCTGTACAAAAACTCTGGTTTTAGTCAAGCTGTGAATttataaaaattaaaaaacataaTCAGAGGAACATTTTTAGATGTCTCTCCCAGCTGGTGTTTCATCTCTCATCTTCATAATCGACTATATGATGAAAACCATACTTCAGTAAAGATCTGTGAAATAAATTTGACTTTATGTGATTTCTTATTCACACTGATATTGTTCAATGTTATATCGAACACGTAGCTTTTAATTTCTTAAGCACATATTCACTGAACATGGACTGTGGTATAATAATATTCTCTTTTTCTAGGTAAGTCATTCATCCAACCTGTATACAAATATTTGAATGTAGTAACTCGACTGTGATTCTTTTTGTGATAATTTATGTTTTACAGTGGCTGCTTCAGGACAGCGGCTGCAACAGGACCAGATATCAGAGACCAGGTGTGTGTTGGGGTAAACTTGTTCATTAGTACCAGAAGAGAGAGGGTGAACCCTTCACCTGGATTCTATACTTTGATTTTGATTACAATTCTGTCACTTCAGATACTTCCCATCCTCAGGGAGCAGATTTCTGTTTTAAGAGGGTCTGACTCCAGTTAGCTGAAGATCCAGTCAGTTATAGCGTCCCATTCTGCCACCTACGCTGCCTGCTGGGACACAGGACTCCACAGTGAGAACTGATCCAAACAGCCTGTACAAACACTCTGTGGTTTTAACGAAGCTTTCAATTCATGAGAAGGTTTCTGCACCACAGGATGTGACATAATCAGAGGTTAGGGTGGTGTCTTCTTCAAATCCATGGTGAAATGCTACTCTAAAAggaattctaaatacatttgcaagatGTCTTGCCAATGAGCAAACAGTGACTAAACTTCGTTCTCCTGATGTGCCCTTTATGTATGTAAATTGATTTTTGATAATGACTGAGCTTTCGGTCAGTCAACCTTCATCAGAGCCCTACACAGGAAAGACTAGGAGGGAAAGAGTGTCTCCTTAATTTGTAGTTGTCAGCCAGTGTAGGGCTAACTTCTTCTACTGGTACCTGAAGAGATAGGTGAATGAGACATGGCAGAAATCGGGAGTTGTTTCTCAGATCTGCAAGGAGGAGTAACAGAGGGCCAACTTATTGGAATGAAATGCAGGTCAGGATTCTCATTTCCTACCATGAGTAAATTATAATTTACTTCATTAATTTTCATTCTTATATTTTGATTCTTAACTTAAAataatatacatgtatatatttttttatttgctgTAGCATGTGACATTGCACAGCTGGAGACCTAAGCTGGTTTGAAAATGGTCGATTTACACAATGTAGAAACCTATTTTTCCACAAATAACATTGCAATTTCAATAACAGGTATTTCTATCGAACTTTCACAATAAACAAATATCTTTACAGGTTTACATTTAAGCTTCTAGGGCACAACATGTGCTTCAGAAGAAGCTATAATTCATATAGGCCCATTATAGATTATACCTCAACCAATTTTCTGGTACTCCTAATTTGTATGATGTGCTCCAAACTTTAAGTTGGGAGTACCACTCataccaaatattttttttaactaagtGCTGTAGGCATCATGTTCCAACtcattatgtgtgtttgtgtgtgggtgtgtgtgtgtgtgtgtgtgtgtgtgtgtgtgtgtgtacttttacTGCTGTAAAGGGAATTAAGGGACGATTGTTTTGTTGATAACCTTGTAAATTatacatgtaaaaaatatattatagaGAAAAACATGAAATTCTGTTAATTGGTTAACATTTGCAGAGGCTACGTGACCATAGGAGGCATAGGGGAATGTTTTCCGTCAGATAAGTCCGTTTTATTTtacattgattgtttttataCATAGGATTAAgcataattataattattattgcTCTGGATTGCAGGAAAAAGCAAATGCAAAACTCTTCAATTTACGGACAGGGCCCTGCCAAGACACAATGCAGACTACTTTTTGTCAAGGGAATATTCACTGTGTATGGATTTGTATTTGGCTCTGGCACAAGACTTTATGTGACAGGTAAGAGATCCATTCCTCAGATTTTTCAGCAGATAAAGAAAGCAACAGTAATTAATAATTAATCTATATGTCTAATCAGTTTCCAAAATAACTGAAAAAACGTCCTGCAGTACAGCTCCACAAATATGAACTATTCAATATTCAACTATTCAATTTCAAGGAATCCAAATGCATAATTTGCATGTCCTTACTTTTAGAGATATACACAATCAGGTAAATGTGTGATATAAATGTAAAGTCATTTGATATAGGGCAAGAAAGTTGAACTGTATACTGAGCTAAGAATCTTATGTTTTAAATAATATTGACATTATATTTAAATAAGATATTCCATAAAGGATAGTTCTGAAAAAAATAATGAGTTGGTACATgtggtttatttatttatgtaattAATTGTTTACTTGAATATAGACAGTAAAGCTGGATATAAAACAAAACTTGTGTGATGGCCCTTTCAAGCAGACTGTAACTTATTGTTTTTCTTGAAAATCAGACAACAAGCATGTACAAAAACCCAAAGTGACGGTCTACCCAGCGTCCAACCCTGAGCCGAATGGGAAGACCACCCTGCTATGTCTGGCAAGAGACATGTTTCCAGACTTAGTCAAGATCTCATGGAAGATGGAGGATGAATACAGCAGAACAATGGAGGTGGCCAAAGCAGAGACGGAACAGCTGGAGCAGAGGGAGGAAGGACAGACGACCAGTATGATCATCATTGATAAAGAGAAGATGTACAGGAACAAATACATCTGTTCTGTGGAGCATGAATGGGGCATTCAAGATGTTGACATACCAAGGGGTAAAGCCAGCTATTTAAATAGTTTTACATTAGTATGTAATGAGCTTTTCATAAATCATTATTCATGTATATTTATTCACGTAGCCTAATATATTTATATGAGGAGACTATCATGTAGGACATTCAACAATGTAAATTCACTTGAATGCCAGAGAGCGCTCAGACTGCCCTCTGGGAGTTCTAACTTCAGAGAGTTGTCAGATTGTCAGTTGGCTCTGgtggaggagtagggttgatctgagtgttctgacctcacaaccgcagtcaagcacccaagctaactggctaaagttagctagcttgctagttactCCCAGActtaaatgagagaacacctcactctgaccattttacttgccctaactgagctggttaggctgttttcatgttatccagagcgttgatgactgtaactgtgctgcagGCAACAATTGAATTACTCTTTTTTTACTGAGGTTTACTGACACCGACGATATTTAATAGGTCTTTGagcatttgtaaattcatcagttattctgcgctcagacgagagtgctctgaaattggaatagatagccagagcgaatttacaaaTGGCATATTACCTTTCAGGGCCAGTGTTGTACCGAAAGTCTCCCCCTGCCAGAATCCCTGCCCCCCTTCTAATTTCATTAATTTGGTGGCTAGAGTCAAATGCTTTTTGTGgcacacatcagagtcaaatactttctatagaacaaacttcacaTCAGGATAGGCAACCAAAATTAATAATTAATGtatgtgttatattaaacatagaggaggGAGAAAAAGGTTGGCAAACAATAACCATTTCACATTAACTATGGCTGAATTATTATCCTTACACTTTCAAAAtactagtcgaataagacatgggagagatgacgaattttggcaaatatttttttttatagaccAATTCAAATCAGTAGCGGATTTAGGTATGGGCAACACCCGCACCCGGGGGAGGGTGCTGAAGGGCGGGGGGTGTTCGCCTTGGGCGCCACATAAGCTAGAACCTCCACATACACTTGAAACAAAAAGCCAAACCAAAAACTGCAGACAACAATGCTTTCTGCTACTAAGATcagtgaaatgtaggctaaacGGATTGAAGAGCAGAAATCACAACTAGCAAGCAAGTCCCAGCAATTAAGAATGCGAAGGGGGGGAGAATTCTGGCAGGTGGGggagattttcggcacaacaccggCTCCAGGCATATGTGAAATACAGTTTGCTTAGGGCCCTTTAGTCAGTGTCCACATTTACTGTTGAGAGTTGTACCCTTTTCTTACTTAAGACAGGTTGATAGCGACAACTGATAACCTTTCAGAAAATTGTAAAAAGTCCCGCATCAGAAGCGTCTGTACCTTATCAGACAGTAGAATTCTGCTCCAGCATGGAATGTTCGGTACTGTTTCCCTGACAACAATAAAAGTTGCTGATTGATAGATTAcagttaagtgataatgccaaGGAGCTAAAGTTGGCAGAAAAAATGTTTTGGTTTGAAAGGTGTAGGcctagtctagccagctatctaaactggtaggCCTACTAGCCTAATCATGTCCGAATACCGAACAGGTACACAGGGCATGTACTTGCCCAGTGGCCCTGACTTCCAGGGGGCCCACATTGATTCTCTTAgttactctcactcagatatgattcatggcaaaatgtgtggaattgctgggaatttgctttaaaacagctCAAATGTTGGCCTATCTCTGGcacatggcaaaatgagtagaattggactacatgaaatgtgttataaaattgctacattttctctctgccccatggaacAAAGGTTTATAACTGcaaaaacttgctttaaaactgcaacattttatcAAAGGCCAATAGATAcatttgtagaattgcatgaaattaactttaaaaaataacatgaacagattagagtcttctcttttcagtaGGGGCCATTTGGAATCCAACTCATTTTCCCACGATTGTATTGGAAATATTGcgaaaggcctgttttgtctggatgctgttcactgacagatttgccgTTCGTTCCTGACTGTAAACTATGCATTGTTAATGGTctacacacaatccacagctaggcattttttttaaaggagctactgatcctctgtggctaaattatcGCCATTTTCATGGTGTAGTTAGCTATTCTGAATGATTTCATttctttctgaacagacagcagttattctataactttggcaaatgtTTTTCAATTTATCAGGGGTGATGCAACTCCTCCAGAACCCTTCGCGTAGCTGTGATTCTATAAATAAAATGATGAAGtgcaacactgaagaaatgagagttgcaggctcatgtctatcaggcAGATAGAGGGAGA is a window of Oncorhynchus mykiss isolate Arlee chromosome 11, USDA_OmykA_1.1, whole genome shotgun sequence DNA encoding:
- the LOC110535026 gene encoding immunoglobulin lambda-1 light chain-like, which produces MSLGFVVILYSLYLMSVAGQKLDQEISWTRTQGQAVSFSCKDTYQCTTFVYWYQKKEGEPFTLILDIQKDNCAVDASYNHPQKDDFSATSMNNNCDLKIQSVKVSHSATYYCACWNTVYGFVFGSGTRLYVTDNKHVQKPKVTVYPASNPEPNGKTTLLCLARDMFPDLVKISWKMEDEYSRTMEVAKAETEQLEQREEGQTTSMIIIDKEKMYRNKYICSVEHEWGIQDVDIPRDSFPFMCSLNLASLVYTVMIVKSMVYCCGLSLLLHHRNMGKWTQHL